The Triticum dicoccoides isolate Atlit2015 ecotype Zavitan chromosome 6A, WEW_v2.0, whole genome shotgun sequence genome has a window encoding:
- the LOC119318323 gene encoding DNA replication licensing factor MCM5-like, whose product MSGWDEGAVFYSDQAQFPQGDPAAADITRHSALRKFKEFLRGFTGPTGDFPYRESLVHNRDHVTVAIEDLDAFDAELADRIRKAPADYLPLFETAGSEVLASLRSKVAGETGEMEEPVTGDVQIFLSSKENCVSMRSIGADYMSKLVKIAGIAIAASRVKAKATHVTLLCKNCRSVRTVPCRPGLGGAIVPRSCDHVPQPGEEPCPLDPWIAVPDKSKYVDLQTLKLQENPEDVPTGELPRNVLLSVDRHLVQTIVPGTRLTVIGIYSVFQASGTNNQKGAVGVKQPYIRIVGLEQSRDDNTNGPSHFTLDEEMEFKEFAQRPDAYAKICSMIGPSIYGHGDVKKAIACLLFGGSKKRLPDGVRLRGDIHALLLGDPSTAKSQFLKFVEKTAPIAVYTSGKGSSAAGLTASVTRDSNSREFYLEGGAMVLADGGVVCIDEFDKMRPEDRVAIHEAMEQQTISIAKAGITTVLNSRTSVLAAANPISGRYDDLKTAQDNIDLQTTILSRFDLIFIVKDVRMYEQDKRIANHIIKVHASGAATQVNRNADTNEGENWLKRYVEYCRNTCRPRLSEKAAEMLQNKYVEIRQKMRQQSHETGRAAAIPITVRQLEAIIRLSESLAKMRLTSVATPEHIEEAFRLFNVSTVDAARSGINEHLNLSPEIANEIKQAEAQIKRRMGIGSHISERRLLDELNRMGLNESIVRRALVIMHQRDEVEYKRERHVIVRKA is encoded by the exons atgtcgggcTGGGACGAGGGCGCCGTCTTCTACAGCGACCAGGCGCAGTTCCCGCAgggcgaccccgccgccgccgacatcaCCCGCCACTCCGCCCTCCGCAAGTTCAAGGAGTTCCTCCGCGGCTTCACCGGCCCCACCGGCGACTTCCCCTACCG TGAGAGCCTCGTGCACAACCGCGACCATGTCACCGTCGCCATCGAGGACCTCGACGCCTTCGACGCCGAGCTCGCCGACAGGATCCGCAAGGCGCCCGCAGACTACCTGCCGCTG TTCGAGACGGCCGGGTCCGAGGTTCTCGCCAGCCTTAGGTCGAAGGTCGCGGGCGAGACCGGGGAGATGGAGGAGCCTGTCACCGGCGATGTGCAGATCTTCCTGTCCTCCAAGGAGAATTGCGTCTCCATGAGATCTATTGGG GCGGATTACATGTCCAAACTGGTGAAGATTGCGGGTATTGCAATTGCCGCATCGAGGGTGAAAGCCAAGGCCACTCATGTGACACTGCTCTGCAAGAACTGCAGGAGTGTGAGGACTGTGCCGTGCAGGCCAGGCCTAGGTGGGGCTATTGTCCCACGATCCTGTGATCATGTTCCTCAG CCCGGAGAAGAGCCTTGCCCCCTGGACCCCTGGATTGCAGTCCCTGACAAGAGCAAGTATGTGGATCTACAGACTCTCAAATTGCAGGAAAATCCTGAG GATGTACCAACTGGTGAGCTTCCAAGGAATGTGCTGCTTTCTGTAGACAGACATCTTGTTCAGACAATTGTTCCAGGGACTAGATTAACTGTGATTGGCATCTACAGTGTATTCCAAGCATCCGGGACGAACAA CCAGAAAGGTGCTGTTGGAGTTAAACAGCCCTACATTAGAATCGTGGGGTTAGAGCAGTCTCGAGATGACAACACAAATGGCCCCTCACATTTCACACTCGATGAG GAAATGGAATTCAAAGAATTTGCACAGAGGCCGGATGCATATGCCAAGATTTGTTCAATGATAGGCCCTTCAATTTATGGTCATGGTGATGTCAAGAAAGCTATTGCTTGCCTTCTGTTTGGGGGATCAAAGAAG AGGCTACCAGATGGCGTCCGTTTGAGAGGGGACATTCATGCCTTGCTTTTGGGTGATCCATCCACAGCAAAATCCCAG TTTCTGAAGTTTGTAGAGAAGACAGCACCAATTGCAGTCTATACCTCTGGAAAAGGTTCATCTGCAGCTGGTCTTACAGCATCTGTAACCCGGGATAGTAACTCG CGTGAGTTTTATTTGGAAGGAGGAGCCATGGTATTGGCTGATGGTGGAGTAGTTTGTATTGATGAATTTGACAAAATGAGGCCTGAAGACAG AGTTGCAATTCATGAGGCCATGGAGCAGCAGACAATATCTATTGCCAAGGCTGGCATTACAACAGTACTTAATTCAAGGACCTCAGTTCTTGCAGCTGCCAATCCAATTTCAGGGCGTTATGATGACCTTAAG ACTGCACAAGATAACATAGACCTGCAGACAACAATCCTTTCTCGATTTGATCTAATCTTCATAGTTAAAGATGTCAGAATGTATGAGCAAGATAAG CGAATAGCAAACCACATCATTAAGGTGCATGCCAGTGGTGCTGCAACTCAAGTAAACAGGAACGCAGATACCAATGAAGGAGAGAATTGGCTGAAAAG GTACGTTGAGTACTGCCGCAACACATGTAGACCACGACTCTCAGAAAAAGCAGCAGAGATGCTGCAGAACAAATACGTTGAGATCAGACAG AAAATGAGACAACAATCCCATGAGACAGGAAGAGCTGCAGCCATACCCATCACTGTGAGGCAGCTTGAAGCTATTATACGGTTGAGCGAATCTCTTGCAAAGATGAGATT GACTAGTGTGGCTACGCCAGAGCACATTGAAGAGGCATTTAGACTGTTCAACGTCTCCACTGTGGACGCCGCAAGATCTGGAATCAACGAGCATCTGAACTTGTCACCGGAGATCGCAAACGAAATCAAG CAAGCAGAAGCGCAGATAAAGAGAAGGATGGGAATCGGGAGCCACATATCCGAACGTCGGCTGCTCGATGAACTGAACCGGATGGGGTTGAATGAATCCATT GTGAGAAGAGCCCTTGTGATCATGCACCAGAGGGACGAAGTGGAGTACAAGAGGGAGCGCCATGTGATTGTCCGCAAGGCTTGA